A single Streptomyces mirabilis DNA region contains:
- a CDS encoding transglycosylase family protein, whose protein sequence is MHLYPTPSPLLNKRMRYVAATVVAATLAVLVPERAAVASPSPLSPLSPFSGRPAGRVSYNCARDHWPWGCLAKCESGGRWHANTGNHHYGGLQFRQATWVAFGGLAYAPRADLARRKEQIKVAKRVVHTQGWGAWPVCAKRYKLRNHTRVMNPGRTF, encoded by the coding sequence ATGCACCTCTATCCGACGCCGTCGCCCCTGTTGAACAAGCGCATGCGGTACGTGGCCGCGACCGTCGTCGCCGCCACCCTGGCCGTCCTCGTTCCCGAGAGGGCGGCCGTCGCGTCCCCGTCCCCGTTGTCCCCGTTGTCCCCGTTCTCCGGCCGGCCGGCGGGGCGGGTGTCGTACAACTGTGCTCGGGACCACTGGCCCTGGGGCTGCCTCGCCAAGTGCGAGAGCGGCGGGCGCTGGCACGCGAACACCGGAAACCACCACTACGGAGGACTGCAGTTCAGGCAGGCCACCTGGGTGGCGTTCGGCGGCCTGGCGTATGCCCCGCGTGCGGACCTGGCCCGGCGGAAGGAGCAGATCAAGGTCGCCAAGCGGGTGGTGCACACCCAGGGGTGGGGCGCCTGGCCCGTCTGTGCCAAGAGGTACAAACTCCGGAACCACACACGTGTGATGAACCCCGGTCGGACGTTCTAG
- the ctaD gene encoding cytochrome c oxidase subunit I, whose amino-acid sequence MGTDTAQATARPVHRRQRPGRLAVDWLTTTDHKKIGHLYLITSFAFFLIGGLMALVMRAELARPGLQIVDNNQFNQLFTLHGTIMLLLFATPTFAGFANEIMPLQIGSPDVAFPRLNMLSYWFFLFGGLIVLGSLMVPDGPASFGWFAYAPLNSLERSPNIGADMWIMGLALTGFGTILGAVNFITTIVGMRAPGMTMFRLPIFTWNILFTSILVLFAFPVLAAALLVLEADRRFGSVVFEAANGGALLWQHLFWFFGHPEVYIIALPFFGIITEILPVFSRKPVFGYLTLVAATMAITGLSIVVWAHHMFATGAVLLPYFSFMSFMIAVPTGVKFFNWSGTMIKGSLSFETPMLWAIGFLVSFLFGGLTGVILASPPMDFEVTDSYFVVAHFHYVVFGTVVFATFGGFYFWWPKFTGKMLDERLGKIHFWTLFVGFHTTFLVQHWLGAEGMPRRYADYLAADGFTALNTVSTIGAFLLGMSTLPFLYNVWKTSRYGTKVEVDDPWGFGRSLEWATSCPPPRHNFVTLPRIRSESPAFDLHHPQYGAIAQEAAPAPGTAGPGPS is encoded by the coding sequence ATGGGCACGGACACCGCGCAGGCGACGGCGCGCCCCGTACACAGGAGGCAGCGGCCGGGGCGGCTCGCCGTGGACTGGCTCACCACGACGGACCACAAGAAGATCGGCCACCTCTACCTGATCACGTCCTTCGCCTTCTTCCTCATCGGCGGTCTGATGGCGTTGGTGATGCGCGCCGAACTCGCCCGGCCCGGTCTGCAGATCGTGGACAACAACCAGTTCAACCAGTTGTTCACCCTGCACGGCACGATCATGCTGCTGCTGTTCGCCACCCCGACCTTCGCCGGGTTCGCCAACGAGATCATGCCGCTGCAGATCGGCTCCCCGGACGTCGCCTTCCCCCGCCTGAACATGCTGTCGTACTGGTTCTTCCTCTTCGGCGGCCTGATCGTCCTCGGCTCGCTCATGGTGCCCGACGGGCCCGCCTCCTTCGGCTGGTTCGCCTATGCCCCGCTCAACAGCCTGGAGCGCTCTCCGAACATCGGCGCCGACATGTGGATCATGGGCCTGGCGCTGACGGGCTTCGGCACGATCCTCGGCGCGGTGAACTTCATCACGACCATCGTCGGGATGCGGGCCCCTGGCATGACGATGTTCCGGCTGCCGATCTTCACCTGGAACATCCTCTTCACCTCGATCCTCGTCCTCTTCGCGTTCCCGGTGCTCGCGGCGGCGCTGCTGGTCCTGGAGGCGGACCGGCGCTTCGGGTCGGTGGTGTTCGAGGCGGCCAACGGCGGCGCGCTGCTGTGGCAGCACCTGTTCTGGTTCTTCGGGCATCCCGAGGTCTACATCATCGCGTTGCCGTTCTTCGGGATCATCACGGAGATCCTGCCGGTCTTCAGCAGGAAGCCGGTCTTCGGCTATCTGACGCTGGTCGCCGCGACGATGGCCATCACCGGTCTGTCGATCGTGGTGTGGGCGCACCACATGTTCGCGACGGGCGCGGTGCTGCTGCCGTACTTCTCCTTCATGTCGTTCATGATCGCGGTGCCCACGGGGGTGAAGTTCTTCAACTGGAGCGGGACGATGATCAAGGGCTCGCTCTCCTTCGAGACCCCCATGCTGTGGGCCATCGGCTTCCTGGTGTCGTTCCTGTTCGGCGGTCTGACCGGAGTGATCCTGGCCTCGCCGCCGATGGACTTCGAGGTCACCGACTCGTATTTCGTGGTCGCGCACTTCCACTACGTCGTCTTCGGCACCGTCGTCTTCGCGACCTTCGGCGGCTTCTACTTCTGGTGGCCCAAGTTCACCGGCAAGATGCTCGACGAACGGCTCGGCAAGATCCATTTCTGGACGCTCTTCGTCGGCTTCCACACGACGTTCCTGGTGCAGCACTGGCTGGGTGCCGAGGGCATGCCGCGCCGGTACGCGGACTATCTGGCCGCCGACGGCTTCACTGCGCTCAACACCGTCTCGACGATCGGCGCGTTCCTGCTGGGCATGTCGACGCTTCCGTTCCTCTACAACGTCTGGAAGACGTCCCGGTACGGCACGAAGGTCGAGGTGGACGACCCCTGGGGCTTCGGCCGCTCCCTGGAGTGGGCGACCTCGTGTCCGCCGCCCCGGCACAACTTCGTCACGCTGCCCCGGATCCGCTCCGAGAGCCCGGCGTTCGACCTGCACCATCCCCAGTACGGGGCGATCGCTCAGGAGGCCGCTCCAGCGCCCGGGACAGCCGGTCCCGGGCCGTCCTGA
- a CDS encoding ABC transporter substrate-binding protein, with the protein MPLLLGTALVLGTAACGSRLPESDFEHRTTPAPQGTAPLRVGIVTSATSPVGGSAFTGPRDGAKAYFDRLNARGGIGGRPVEVRTCDDGGSGVGDNECVHRLIDEDKVVALVATTALDYAGASRVSAAGVPDIGGQPIGAAYDTYPHLYGIYGSLAPREGTPGWGGKLYGGTEVYRYFKRVHGARTAAVISYNQSASAAYARLVTRGLKAEGYQVVTEQVDFALPNFRAAAADLKDQGADLVFDALDTHGNAQLCKAMDDVGAKVIAKVTNVQNWTSTVPEDYKDAPRCRNALWVTGSSRNYEDTSDAAVRAFRGATKGLPTHSQWQLEGWAAAMWFTDAAKSCAKTGVTRACVDRFMDRGAPYTADGLLIPVSSERLPTPPKTRRTCVSVARWEDGRGWVSQGDMNSDCFDVPQLSYEP; encoded by the coding sequence CTGCCGCTCCTGCTGGGCACGGCGCTCGTCCTGGGCACGGCGGCCTGCGGCAGCCGTCTGCCCGAGAGCGACTTCGAGCACCGGACCACGCCCGCCCCGCAGGGCACCGCCCCGCTCCGGGTCGGCATCGTCACCAGCGCCACCAGCCCCGTCGGCGGCTCCGCCTTCACCGGCCCGCGCGACGGGGCCAAGGCCTACTTCGACCGCCTCAACGCGCGCGGGGGCATCGGCGGCCGCCCGGTCGAGGTGCGCACCTGCGACGACGGCGGCAGCGGCGTGGGCGACAACGAGTGCGTGCACCGGCTCATCGACGAGGACAAGGTCGTCGCCCTCGTCGCCACCACCGCCCTCGACTACGCGGGCGCCTCCCGGGTGTCCGCCGCGGGGGTGCCCGACATCGGCGGACAGCCCATAGGCGCGGCCTACGACACCTATCCGCACCTCTACGGGATCTACGGCAGCCTCGCGCCCCGCGAGGGAACACCGGGCTGGGGCGGGAAGCTGTACGGCGGTACCGAGGTCTACCGCTACTTCAAGCGTGTCCACGGCGCCCGTACGGCCGCCGTGATCTCCTACAACCAGTCCGCGTCCGCCGCGTACGCCCGGCTCGTCACCCGGGGTCTGAAGGCCGAGGGCTACCAGGTGGTCACCGAACAGGTCGACTTCGCGCTGCCCAATTTCCGTGCCGCCGCGGCCGATCTGAAGGACCAGGGCGCCGACCTCGTCTTCGACGCCCTCGACACGCACGGCAACGCCCAGCTGTGCAAGGCGATGGACGACGTCGGCGCCAAGGTCATCGCCAAGGTCACCAACGTGCAGAACTGGACCTCCACCGTCCCCGAGGACTACAAGGACGCCCCGCGCTGCCGAAACGCCCTGTGGGTGACCGGATCCAGCCGGAACTACGAGGACACCTCCGACGCCGCCGTCCGCGCGTTCCGGGGCGCCACCAAGGGCCTGCCGACTCACTCCCAGTGGCAGCTGGAGGGCTGGGCGGCCGCGATGTGGTTCACGGACGCCGCGAAGTCCTGCGCGAAAACGGGCGTCACACGCGCGTGTGTCGACCGTTTCATGGACCGCGGCGCCCCGTACACCGCCGACGGCCTGCTGATCCCCGTCTCCTCCGAGCGCCTGCCCACGCCCCCGAAGACCCGCCGGACCTGCGTGTCGGTGGCCCGCTGGGAGGACGGCAGGGGCTGGGTCTCCCAGGGCGACATGAACAGCGACTGCTTCGACGTGCCGCAACTGTCGTACGAGCCCTGA
- the der gene encoding ribosome biogenesis GTPase Der, with the protein MNDHIQPDGSAGPAEHEHGALGDAEYAEFMELAAEEGFDIEDVEGAIEEAGHGPLPVLAVVGRPNVGKSTLVNRIIGRREAVVEDKPGVTRDRVTYEAEWAGRRFKLVDTGGWEQDVLGIDASVAAQAEYAIEAADAVVFVVDAKVGATDTDEAVVRLLRKAGKPVVLCANKVDGPSGEADASYLWSLGLGEPHPVSALHGRGTGDMLDAVLEALPEAPAQTFGVAVGGPRRIALIGRPNVGKSSLLNKVANEDRVVVNEIAGTTRDPVDELIELGGVTWKFVDTAGIRKRVHLQQGADYYASLRTAAAVEKAEVAVILIDASETISVQDQRIVTMAVEAGRAIVLAFNKWDTLDEERRYYLEREIETELLQVAWAPRVNVSARTGRHMEKLVPAIEAALDGWETRVPTGRLNAFLGELVAAHPHPVRGGKQPRILFGTQAGTKPPRFVLFASGFIEHGYRRFIERRLREEFGFEGTPIHISVRVREKRGTKKK; encoded by the coding sequence ATGAACGACCACATCCAGCCCGACGGCTCGGCCGGCCCGGCCGAGCACGAGCACGGGGCGCTTGGCGATGCCGAGTACGCGGAGTTCATGGAGCTCGCCGCGGAAGAGGGCTTCGACATCGAGGACGTCGAGGGCGCGATCGAGGAGGCGGGCCACGGCCCGCTGCCCGTTCTCGCCGTCGTCGGCCGGCCCAATGTCGGCAAGTCGACCCTGGTGAACCGGATCATCGGCCGCCGTGAGGCGGTCGTCGAGGACAAGCCCGGCGTCACCCGCGACCGCGTCACCTACGAGGCCGAGTGGGCGGGCCGCCGCTTCAAGCTCGTCGACACCGGTGGCTGGGAGCAGGACGTCCTCGGCATCGACGCGTCCGTGGCCGCGCAGGCCGAGTACGCGATCGAGGCGGCCGACGCGGTCGTCTTCGTCGTCGACGCCAAGGTCGGCGCGACCGACACCGACGAGGCGGTCGTCCGCCTGCTGCGCAAGGCCGGCAAGCCCGTCGTGCTGTGCGCCAACAAGGTCGACGGCCCGAGCGGCGAGGCCGACGCCTCGTACCTCTGGTCCCTCGGTCTCGGCGAGCCGCACCCCGTCTCCGCGCTGCACGGCCGTGGCACCGGCGACATGCTGGACGCCGTCCTTGAGGCCCTGCCCGAGGCCCCGGCGCAGACCTTCGGCGTCGCGGTGGGCGGCCCCCGCCGTATCGCCCTCATCGGCCGCCCGAACGTCGGCAAGTCCTCGCTCCTGAACAAGGTGGCCAACGAGGACCGCGTGGTCGTCAACGAGATCGCGGGCACCACCCGTGACCCGGTCGACGAGCTGATCGAACTCGGCGGTGTCACCTGGAAGTTCGTCGACACGGCGGGCATCCGCAAGCGCGTCCACCTTCAGCAGGGCGCGGACTACTACGCCTCGCTGCGTACGGCCGCCGCCGTCGAGAAGGCCGAGGTCGCGGTCATCCTGATCGACGCGTCCGAGACCATCTCCGTACAGGACCAGCGCATCGTGACGATGGCCGTCGAGGCGGGCCGCGCGATCGTCCTCGCCTTCAACAAGTGGGACACCCTCGACGAGGAGCGCCGCTACTACCTGGAGCGGGAGATCGAGACCGAGCTTCTCCAGGTGGCGTGGGCGCCCCGGGTGAACGTCTCGGCGCGCACCGGACGGCACATGGAGAAGCTCGTCCCCGCGATCGAGGCGGCCCTGGACGGCTGGGAGACCCGTGTCCCGACCGGCCGTCTGAACGCCTTCCTCGGCGAGCTCGTCGCCGCCCACCCGCACCCGGTCCGCGGCGGCAAGCAGCCCCGCATCCTCTTCGGTACGCAGGCCGGCACCAAGCCTCCGCGGTTCGTGCTCTTCGCCTCCGGCTTCATCGAGCACGGCTACCGGCGCTTCATCGAGCGCCGACTGCGCGAGGAGTTCGGCTTCGAGGGGACGCCGATCCACATCTCCGTACGGGTGCGCGAGAAGCGCGGCACCAAGAAGAAGTGA
- a CDS encoding helix-turn-helix transcriptional regulator, with amino-acid sequence MLETSARLLRLLSLLQAHREWSGADLAGRLGVTPRTIRRDVDRLRELGYPVNASPGTGGGYQLGAGAELPPLLLDDDEAVAVAVGLRTAAGQGIEGIGETSVRALAKLEQVLPSRLRRRVSALNAFTVPMLRGPQPSAVDPGVLTELANACRDGERLRFEYRDHGGSPTRRTVEPHRLVCTEHRWYLVAWDVDRGDWRTFRADRITPRPPHGPRFTPRTPPAEDLAAYVSKGVSTRAYASRAVVRLFVPLEEAAERISPSAGTLEASGEDSCVLRTGAASLDVMVIHVMLMGFEFEVLEPAELTEAIRTARDRLSRALERPPERSPRTGDGAGRTPGSRSGSGAA; translated from the coding sequence ATGTTGGAGACATCGGCACGACTGCTGCGGTTGCTCTCACTGCTCCAGGCCCACCGCGAATGGTCCGGGGCCGATCTGGCGGGCCGTCTGGGCGTGACGCCCCGCACGATCCGCCGCGATGTGGACCGGCTGCGCGAGCTGGGCTATCCCGTCAACGCCAGCCCGGGCACGGGAGGCGGCTACCAACTCGGGGCGGGAGCCGAGCTGCCGCCGCTGCTGCTGGACGACGACGAGGCGGTGGCCGTCGCGGTCGGGCTGCGCACGGCCGCCGGGCAGGGCATCGAGGGCATCGGCGAGACCTCTGTACGCGCCCTCGCCAAGCTCGAACAGGTACTGCCGAGCCGACTGCGCCGCCGCGTGAGCGCCCTCAACGCCTTCACCGTGCCGATGCTGCGCGGCCCCCAGCCCTCCGCCGTGGACCCGGGCGTGCTCACGGAACTCGCCAACGCCTGCCGCGACGGTGAGCGGCTGCGCTTCGAGTACCGAGACCACGGCGGCTCCCCGACCCGCCGGACCGTCGAACCGCACCGCCTGGTGTGCACCGAGCACCGCTGGTACCTGGTCGCCTGGGACGTCGACCGCGGCGACTGGCGCACGTTCCGGGCCGACCGCATCACCCCCAGGCCTCCGCACGGACCCCGCTTCACCCCCCGTACGCCACCGGCCGAGGATCTGGCGGCGTACGTCTCCAAAGGGGTCTCCACACGCGCGTACGCCTCGCGGGCGGTCGTCCGGCTCTTCGTGCCCCTGGAAGAGGCGGCCGAGCGGATCTCCCCCTCGGCGGGAACGCTGGAAGCCTCCGGGGAGGACAGCTGCGTCCTGCGCACCGGCGCCGCCAGCCTCGATGTGATGGTGATTCACGTGATGCTGATGGGCTTCGAGTTCGAGGTCCTGGAGCCGGCCGAACTCACCGAGGCGATCAGGACGGCCCGGGACCGGCTGTCCCGGGCGCTGGAGCGGCCTCCTGAGCGATCGCCCCGTACTGGGGATGGTGCAGGTCGAACGCCGGGCTCTCGGAGCGGATCCGGGGCAGCGTGA
- a CDS encoding I78 family peptidase inhibitor → MAPIPTPPAEPQDSPQAYVGLEARNAEHRAREHGWSTVRSLPPGAIITMEYRAGRLNFEVTDGRVTRCWKG, encoded by the coding sequence ATGGCACCCATTCCCACCCCGCCCGCAGAGCCCCAGGACAGTCCGCAGGCCTATGTCGGCCTGGAGGCGAGGAACGCCGAGCACCGCGCCCGGGAGCACGGCTGGTCCACGGTGCGCTCGCTGCCGCCCGGCGCGATCATCACCATGGAGTACCGCGCGGGCCGGCTGAACTTCGAGGTCACCGACGGCCGGGTGACCCGCTGCTGGAAGGGCTGA
- a CDS encoding ATP-binding cassette domain-containing protein, with translation MNISLRHARVRYGPLEALHGVTLVAPGPGLTVLLGRNGSGRTTALRALAGTVPLSDGTVLWDGVDVTRLAAFERARRGLCLVPERRAVFGSLTVREHLVLAAPDFTPVLDAYPQLEPLLPRRAGTLSGGEQRMLALSRALLARARVVLVDEPAQGMSPAVAARTYELLGGLDACVVVAEQRLPPGLRERTGRTTYVHELSRGSVAFSGEAAEVRRRET, from the coding sequence ATGAACATCTCGCTGCGCCACGCGCGCGTGCGCTACGGCCCCCTGGAGGCCCTGCACGGCGTGACCCTGGTCGCGCCCGGCCCCGGCCTCACCGTGCTGCTCGGCCGCAACGGCTCGGGCCGTACGACCGCCCTGCGCGCCCTCGCGGGAACCGTGCCGCTGTCCGACGGCACAGTCCTCTGGGACGGGGTGGACGTGACCCGGCTGGCCGCCTTCGAACGGGCCCGGCGCGGGTTGTGCCTGGTCCCGGAGCGCCGGGCCGTCTTCGGCTCGCTCACGGTTCGCGAGCACCTGGTGCTGGCCGCGCCCGACTTCACTCCCGTCCTCGACGCGTACCCGCAGTTGGAGCCTCTTCTCCCGCGCCGCGCCGGCACCCTCTCCGGGGGCGAGCAACGCATGCTCGCCCTCTCCCGCGCCCTGCTGGCACGCGCGCGCGTGGTGCTCGTCGACGAGCCCGCGCAGGGCATGTCACCGGCGGTCGCGGCCCGCACGTACGAACTTCTCGGCGGCCTCGACGCGTGCGTGGTGGTCGCCGAGCAGCGGCTGCCGCCCGGTCTGCGCGAACGGACGGGCCGGACGACCTACGTCCATGAACTGAGCCGGGGCTCGGTCGCGTTCAGCGGAGAGGCGGCCGAAGTGCGGCGCCGGGAGACCTAG
- a CDS encoding transglycosylase family protein: protein MSACADNTRKVRTTRTTAVLAGAALLAPLGLLAATGNAAAADSGVWDRIAKCESGGNWHINTGNGYYGGLQFSAGTWRAYGGSAYASTADKASKAAQIAVATKVQNAQGWGAWPTCSARAGAYGNAPASSGAASSGGSATTKSAPKAAPRSTSKSASKSAPTESTTKSAPAQASEAPARASGHTNRAASRGDYTVRGGDTLSGIAERHGTTWRKIYAANRAVIGGDPDLIMPGQRLDL, encoded by the coding sequence ATGTCCGCATGTGCCGATAACACTCGTAAGGTTCGTACGACGCGTACGACGGCGGTCCTCGCCGGGGCGGCTCTGCTCGCCCCGCTCGGACTGCTCGCCGCGACCGGCAACGCCGCCGCGGCCGACAGCGGAGTGTGGGACCGCATCGCCAAGTGCGAGAGCGGCGGAAACTGGCACATCAACACCGGCAACGGCTACTACGGAGGACTTCAGTTCTCCGCCGGCACCTGGCGGGCGTACGGCGGTTCGGCCTATGCGTCGACCGCCGACAAGGCCTCCAAGGCCGCCCAGATAGCCGTTGCCACCAAGGTCCAGAACGCACAGGGATGGGGCGCCTGGCCCACCTGTTCGGCGCGGGCCGGAGCGTACGGCAACGCACCCGCGTCCTCGGGCGCCGCGTCGTCCGGAGGGTCGGCCACCACGAAGTCGGCCCCCAAGGCGGCACCCAGGTCGACGTCGAAGTCGGCCTCCAAGTCGGCTCCCACCGAGTCGACGACCAAGTCGGCCCCCGCACAGGCGTCCGAGGCCCCGGCGCGCGCATCCGGCCACACGAACCGCGCGGCGTCCCGCGGCGACTACACCGTCCGCGGCGGCGACACCCTGAGCGGCATCGCGGAGCGGCACGGAACGACCTGGCGGAAGATCTACGCCGCCAACCGGGCGGTCATCGGCGGTGACCCCGACCTGATCATGCCCGGCCAGCGGCTCGACCTCTGA
- a CDS encoding ABC transporter permease subunit: protein MSGSLTYDLTLAGLSVGGAAALTGIGLVVTHRATGVLNFAHGAIAMVCAYLLRQFTVVWGWPLALGAAVTLLLVAPAIGVTLERFVFRPLSVLGGDPAQTLVASLGVFVLLVGGAALVWGTGARADAPTLVSADPWGQLAVALALAVGVGGVTRWTRFGTELRAVVDDRSLAVLGGIDADRVAAAGWAFGSFTAGLTGVLLAPYVRLDPYGMPLLVMEVMAVAVAARMRSLPVAVVVALGLGVAQSQLTRLHPAGWAEPLLQAVGANLFVVALLVAALVLPGIGDRDALPRTATTRAATPPGAWIVAVVLFLLPLGLAGSDLHTSVQVPALGVVLLSLVVVTGRGGQISLGQAAYAGLGALFTALLAAGRFPGLPRLPELAALAVAVVLVAPLGVLTGWPAISRHGLALALATFAVGVGVSRFVFAQPYATSGLSLDRPAGFDGDRAYYVLELGLLATALLATGALRRGRTGRALAAMRDHASGASAAGVRVPSLKLTAFVAGAALAALGGGMLGMGLRAFDATAYDPVRGLLWFAAVVVLGADSALGALAAAALLVGLDAGARGGVAAALIGVLAVLVGRFPGGPYEALRTATSRLRPRRRATPTPLGARVRRRLRSVETGPTQPPADQPPADERPDGAGPEPATPRRGAASRRADTPHAPAVPAPGSLLARGIRVAYDGFTALDGVDLEVRPGWVTAVVGPNGAGKSTLFHCLAGTLRPSHGRVLFGEQDITRLAAHARTRLGIARTFQQLAVFPSLAVAENVQVGAEQGRIVDPAAAERALRLFGLDGSVRALPAEGLPTGTLRRVELARALAGSPHVLLLDEPAAGLDTAEVTSLARILRALAADGTALLVVEHDLDLVADLADVVHVMAAGRVVTSGPARHVLERGRG from the coding sequence ATGAGCGGCTCTCTGACCTACGACCTCACGCTGGCCGGGCTCTCGGTCGGCGGCGCGGCGGCGCTCACCGGGATCGGACTGGTCGTCACCCACCGGGCGACCGGGGTGCTGAACTTCGCGCACGGCGCGATCGCGATGGTGTGCGCGTATCTGCTGCGGCAGTTCACGGTGGTGTGGGGCTGGCCGCTCGCGCTCGGTGCCGCGGTGACGCTGCTGCTGGTGGCCCCCGCGATCGGCGTGACCCTGGAACGGTTCGTCTTCCGCCCCCTGTCCGTCCTCGGCGGCGACCCGGCGCAGACGCTGGTCGCGTCTCTCGGCGTCTTCGTGCTGCTGGTCGGCGGGGCCGCGCTGGTGTGGGGCACCGGGGCGCGCGCGGACGCGCCGACGCTGGTGTCGGCGGACCCGTGGGGGCAGTTGGCGGTCGCCCTCGCACTGGCGGTCGGGGTGGGGGGCGTGACGCGCTGGACGCGCTTCGGCACGGAACTGCGGGCTGTCGTCGACGACCGCTCGCTCGCCGTGCTCGGCGGCATCGACGCGGACCGGGTGGCCGCCGCGGGCTGGGCGTTCGGCTCCTTCACGGCGGGCCTGACGGGCGTGCTCCTGGCGCCGTACGTACGACTCGATCCGTACGGCATGCCGTTGCTCGTCATGGAGGTGATGGCGGTGGCCGTCGCCGCCCGGATGCGCAGCCTCCCGGTGGCCGTCGTGGTGGCGCTGGGTCTCGGGGTCGCGCAGAGTCAGCTGACGCGGCTGCATCCGGCGGGCTGGGCGGAGCCGCTGCTCCAGGCGGTGGGCGCGAACCTGTTCGTGGTGGCCCTGTTGGTCGCGGCGCTCGTCCTGCCGGGGATCGGCGACCGGGACGCCCTGCCGCGTACGGCGACGACCCGGGCGGCGACGCCCCCGGGCGCGTGGATCGTCGCGGTCGTCCTGTTCCTGCTGCCGCTCGGCCTCGCGGGCTCGGACCTGCACACGTCGGTGCAGGTGCCCGCGCTGGGTGTGGTGCTCCTGTCCCTGGTCGTGGTGACCGGCCGCGGCGGTCAGATCTCCCTCGGGCAGGCGGCGTACGCGGGTCTGGGCGCGCTCTTCACCGCACTGCTGGCCGCCGGCCGCTTCCCCGGCCTGCCCCGTCTGCCCGAACTGGCCGCGCTGGCGGTGGCGGTGGTGCTGGTCGCCCCGCTCGGGGTCCTGACCGGCTGGCCGGCGATCAGCCGCCACGGCCTGGCGCTGGCCCTGGCGACGTTCGCCGTGGGGGTGGGCGTCAGCCGTTTCGTCTTCGCCCAGCCCTACGCGACTTCGGGGCTGTCCCTGGACCGCCCGGCGGGCTTCGACGGCGACCGCGCGTACTACGTGCTCGAACTGGGGCTGCTGGCGACCGCGTTGCTGGCGACGGGGGCGCTGCGCCGGGGCCGTACGGGCCGCGCCCTGGCCGCGATGCGCGACCACGCGTCGGGCGCCTCGGCGGCGGGCGTACGGGTCCCTTCGCTGAAGCTGACGGCCTTCGTCGCGGGCGCCGCCCTGGCCGCGCTGGGTGGGGGGATGCTCGGCATGGGTCTGCGCGCCTTCGACGCGACGGCGTACGACCCGGTGCGTGGGCTGCTCTGGTTCGCGGCGGTCGTGGTCCTCGGCGCCGACAGCGCCCTCGGCGCGCTGGCCGCGGCGGCGTTGCTGGTGGGGCTCGACGCGGGGGCGCGCGGCGGGGTCGCCGCGGCACTGATCGGGGTGCTCGCGGTACTCGTCGGCCGGTTCCCCGGTGGCCCGTACGAGGCCCTGCGCACGGCGACGTCCCGGCTCCGGCCACGCCGCCGGGCGACGCCGACCCCGCTGGGGGCGCGGGTGCGGCGACGACTGCGGTCGGTGGAGACGGGGCCCACCCAACCGCCCGCCGACCAACCGCCCGCCGACGAACGGCCGGACGGTGCCGGCCCGGAACCCGCCACACCCCGGCGGGGCGCAGCATCCCGCCGGGCGGACACCCCGCATGCTCCTGCCGTGCCGGCCCCCGGATCTCTGCTCGCCCGAGGTATACGGGTCGCCTACGACGGTTTCACCGCGCTCGACGGGGTCGATCTCGAGGTCCGGCCCGGGTGGGTCACCGCTGTCGTGGGGCCCAACGGGGCCGGCAAAAGCACCCTGTTCCACTGCCTCGCCGGCACGCTGCGCCCGTCGCACGGCCGGGTGCTGTTCGGCGAGCAGGACATCACCCGGCTCGCCGCGCACGCCCGGACCCGGCTGGGCATCGCGCGGACCTTCCAGCAGCTGGCCGTCTTCCCCTCGTTGGCGGTGGCCGAGAACGTGCAGGTGGGGGCGGAGCAGGGCCGGATCGTCGATCCCGCCGCGGCGGAACGAGCGTTGCGGCTGTTCGGGCTCGACGGCTCGGTCCGCGCGCTGCCCGCCGAGGGCCTGCCGACCGGGACGCTCAGACGCGTCGAGCTGGCGCGGGCCCTCGCCGGAAGTCCGCACGTGCTGCTGCTCGACGAGCCCGCCGCGGGCCTGGACACCGCCGAAGTGACCTCGCTGGCCCGGATACTGCGGGCACTCGCCGCGGACGGCACGGCCCTGCTGGTCGTCGAGCACGACCTCGATCTGGTCGCCGACCTCGCCGACGTCGTCCATGTCATGGCCGCCGGACGCGTCGTCACCTCCGGCCCCGCCCGCCACGTACTGGAGCGGGGACGCGGATGA